The genomic region GCAGGACGGTGTTCAGCCTCGAAGGACAGGTTGTCACGGCCGGCGCCGCAGTGCAGTGGCTGCGCGACGGAATCGGTATCGTCGCCGACGCGGCCGAAAGCGCAGCTCTCGCCGAGAGTGCGGGAACCACCGGTGGCGTGTGGGCCGTCCCCGCGTTCCAGGGCCTCGGCACGCCGATGATGCAGGCCGAAGCGAAGGCGATGATCGGCGGCCTCTCGCGCGGCTCGACGCGCGGCCAGATCGTGCGCGCCGTGCTCGAAGGCATCGCGCACCGGGTAGCCGACGTTGCCGAGAGCATCGCCGAAGGCGTTTCCGCGCCGACCATCCTTCGCGCCGACGGCGGCGCGAGCCGCAACGATTTCCTGATGCAGGCGCAGGCCGATCTTCTCGGAGTGCCGGTCGAGCGTTCGAGTTTTGCCGACGGCGCCGCTCTCGGCGCAGCGCGCCTCGCCGGATGCGGCGTCGGAGTGTGGCCGCAGGAGATGACGCACCACTTCGAAATCGAACGCACGTTCGAGCCGGCGATCTCTGCCGACGAACGCCAGAGCCGTCGCGCCCAGTGGAAGAAGCGCCTCGCGCTCGTCGTGGCCGACGCGGGCTGACGGCGTGACCATCCGGCTCGTCATATTCGACTGCGACGGCGTCCTGTTCGATTCCGAACCTGCCAATCTCGCGTTCTATCGTGAGGTGCTGCGTCGTGCGGGAGCTCCGCCGATGCCGGAATCGGTCGAAGCCGCCTATCATTCGCTGGCCTCGTCGCAGCTGTTCGAGAAGATCTTCGCGGATCAGCCGGCGATGCTGGCGACGGTCAAGCAGGTCGCGCGCGAAACCAGTTACGCTCCGTTCTTTCCGCTGATGCAGCCGAAGCCGCTGCTGCGCGAAACGCTGCTGCTCCTGCGATCACGCTATGCGACCGCAATGGCCACCAATCGCGGCCAGACGACCCAGGGCGTGGTGGATTATTTCGCGATGCGCGACCTGTTCGATCTGGCGGTCGGGGTGCTCGATGTTGCACGCCCGAAGCCGGAGCCCGACATGCTGCACAGATGCCTCGACTACTTCGGCGTCGATGCGGACGAGGCGGTCTACGTCGGCGATCAGCCGACCGACCTCGAGGCTGCCGAAGCTGCCACGATCCACTTCATCGGGATGGGTCCGATGTGCGGCCGCACGCCGCTTTCTGCGCAGCGTTTCGAAGAGATTCCGGACCTGGTCGCAGGTCTGGCCTGACGCTTTGCGGCTCAGCTCTCTTCCTCTTCCACCGTACGCGCCTTCGCTCCGCCCGATGCGGGCATGCCGGCGTCGCCGCGCCCGCCGAGCTCGTTCAGGCGGTTGATCAGCATGCGCAGGCGGCCAAACCGCAGCAGGTTGAAGTCGAGGCCGAGCCGGGGAAGCGACGCGACCTCGGGCTCGTCGCTTTCCTCGCGCATCGCCGGAATGCGCCGGATCGGCCGCCCGCCGAGGATGTCGGCGAACTCGAACGACAGTGTTTCGATCACGCTGTCGTCGATCGCATGGTTCAGCCGCAGCACGGTGATCCTGCGGATCGTCCTCATCGAGTGAAACACGCGATAGAACCCGGTGATCTCTTCGACCGCCGACTCGACGTCGTCCGTGATGCGGTACAGTGCGAGATCGTCCTCGCTGATCAGACCGCGCGCGAGCAGCTCGCCGCGCACGAGCTCATCCCACTGCTGCCAGTACGTGCCGCCCGGAACGTCGACGCAGACGATCGGAACCATCCGCGCCTTGCCGGTCTGCACGAGCGTGAGCGTCTCGAAGCCTTCGTCGTGGGTACCGAATCCGCCGGGAAAAAGCGCGACGCCGGAGGCCTCCTTCAGGAAGAACAGCTTGCGGGTGAAAAAGTACTTGAACTCGATCAGCTTCGCATCGCCGATCAGCGAGGCGTGCGGCTGCTGTTCGAACGGAAGCCGGATTCCGACGCCGAAGCTCCTGTCGACCCCCGCGCCGTCGACGACCGCGCCCATGATACCGGGTCCGCCGCCGGTGATGACCATGAAACCCGCCTGCGAAATCCGGCGCCCGAAATCCATCGCCATCTGGTAGACCGGCTCTTCGGGCCGCGTGCGCGCGGACCCGAACGCAGTGACCTTCCGCGGTCCGCTCGTCCACGGGCGGAAAACGTCGAGCGCCTTGCGGATTTCCGAGAATGCCGCCGAGACGAGCTTGAGATCGACGACGCCGTTGCCGTCGGCGACCAGGCCGATCGCATCCTCGATCAGGGCATTGAGCAGGCGGCGCGCCCGCGGGTCGGTGTGACCGAGATGCGCTGCGGCCAGACGCTCGATCAGCTCGAGGTGCAGCGGATCCGGTTCTTCGTTTGCGCTCATGGAAGCCGCATTGTTGGCCGCCCTTGCGGCGGACTCCAGTCGCGGGCACTGCGGGCGCTGCGGGTGCATCCGGGCATCGCAGCCGTTAGCATCGGCCGCGCGATGCGAGACCTGCGCCGCGAC from Candidatus Limnocylindrales bacterium harbors:
- a CDS encoding HAD family hydrolase, translating into MTIRLVIFDCDGVLFDSEPANLAFYREVLRRAGAPPMPESVEAAYHSLASSQLFEKIFADQPAMLATVKQVARETSYAPFFPLMQPKPLLRETLLLLRSRYATAMATNRGQTTQGVVDYFAMRDLFDLAVGVLDVARPKPEPDMLHRCLDYFGVDADEAVYVGDQPTDLEAAEAATIHFIGMGPMCGRTPLSAQRFEEIPDLVAGLA
- a CDS encoding TIGR00730 family Rossman fold protein; translated protein: MSANEEPDPLHLELIERLAAAHLGHTDPRARRLLNALIEDAIGLVADGNGVVDLKLVSAAFSEIRKALDVFRPWTSGPRKVTAFGSARTRPEEPVYQMAMDFGRRISQAGFMVITGGGPGIMGAVVDGAGVDRSFGVGIRLPFEQQPHASLIGDAKLIEFKYFFTRKLFFLKEASGVALFPGGFGTHDEGFETLTLVQTGKARMVPIVCVDVPGGTYWQQWDELVRGELLARGLISEDDLALYRITDDVESAVEEITGFYRVFHSMRTIRRITVLRLNHAIDDSVIETLSFEFADILGGRPIRRIPAMREESDEPEVASLPRLGLDFNLLRFGRLRMLINRLNELGGRGDAGMPASGGAKARTVEEEES